Below is a window of Sceloporus undulatus isolate JIND9_A2432 ecotype Alabama chromosome 9, SceUnd_v1.1, whole genome shotgun sequence DNA.
AgcccttgtgtgttcttcctcattatttcATTtgggcctttttaaaaagcataccttaagtccaaaacaaactgcagaaataatccagtttgaaagccctttaactgcctggctcagtactagggaatcctgggaactgtactatatcatggcgccagagctctctgatggagaaggtttgcaagactacagttcccagaaatccctagcattgaggcagggcagttaaagcagtctcagagtggattatttctgcagtgtgttttggaccctgatGTCTTTTGGCCGCATGGACttggttattatttattaaatgtggGAGAGTGCGGACCATTCTTAATGAAGTGTTTCTTTCAAAATTTCTGGATTTATGGGCCTCCTTCCAAAGAGAAGGTGCAACTGTTCTTCACCTGGCCTTTGAAAAATGCAAGTTGCAAAGCCTCAGGTGCTGAACATGGGAAGAAAATGAGActaatctttaataataataataataataataataataataataataataataataatcaagccACCTTCCTCTGTTTGAGTTGTGGGAGGGAAGGCTTTGCCAGCCCAGGGAGTTGGCATCTGGGGCGGATGAATCACTTCTGTGATAATGTTGGCTCTACCTGTTTGGAGCAAGCGAAAAAGAAAgtacacatgtggccaagcaacatgagaatgTGGTCCAGATGGCAAAAGATATGGATGAGGATGGATaacatggtataatggtttgagcattggactacaaccagagttcaaatccctgcccagccatgtaaacccattgagtgacccttgggcaagtcacacactctcagcctcaggggcaggcaatggcaaacctcccctgaacaaatcctgccaagaaaatctcgcAATAGATTCgcattagggtcatcataagtcaggaacaccacaacaataacaacaacaacaacaaacaacaaagggtTGGAGGCatcatccttccaaggttgcaaaAACTCCAATAAAAGGCTTTGGTTCCTCACTCCCCAGTTAACCTGGCAAATCATTCAGTTCGTTTCATGCCGGAAGtatgactagggctgcatctgcactgcagaagtaatccagtttgacaccactttttaactgccctggctcaatgctatggaattctagaaactagctttgtgagacgtttagccttctctgtgggaaAGCGCTGGGGCTGCAagaaatgacagttcccagaattccatagcattgagccactgtAGTtaaaaaagtggtgtcaaaatggattatgcAGCGTGGATGCAGGCTGAGTCTACAACAACCAAGAGGGGAGGAGTAGCTCTGGCATTGGTTAAAAAATGAGCAAAAGGATAGCCAACGAATGTTTCTTTGGCATCTCAAGGGCTGCCAAATGGGTTCCTTCCACAAGGCTGCAATCCAAGGAAGCCAAATCATGGTCCATGTCCTCTTGGCACTTTGAGGAGGATGGCTTGGTGGGGTGTGAACTGTACCCCTTCTGCGTCGACCTCTCTCTGGGGCACTGGGCGGGTGCTGAAGAGGACCTTGGCAGGGCCAGGGATACCCAGTTGCTTCAGGCTGAGTTGGAAGGGCTGCGATCCCAGGTTCAGGACCACTAGGATGCTGGCGCATGAACCCAGCCGGAGAAAAGCAAAGACGTCCTTGGAGGGGTCAACGAGGGGCAGAAGAACAAAATCGATTCCTCGTAAGGGGTACGTGTTTGCATGCAAGGCCAGAAGAGAGTGGTACAGTCCTGCCAGGGGGTGCCCATTGGTACTGCCTTTCTGCAagagacacacaaagagaaagactCATAGCAGGAAATACATTTGCAGGAAATACTTTTGCTCCACACTAACGTTCACACTGCAGCCTAAATCTAGGGTGagcatagttgttgttgttgttgtgtgccttcaagttgttcccaacttatggcgacctaaggcgaaactattgtggggttttcttgccatgatttattcagaggaggtgtgccatggccttcccctgaggttgtgCACTGCGAAAGTGAGGATGGGAATTGGTGGGCATAGTGTCCCACAAAAGCCAaagtgccatagtggtttgagcattggactaggattctggagaccagggtttgaatcctcacttggttGTGAaaaccccttgggtgaccttggctaagtcccactctctcagcctcagagaacagcaacagcagcagaggcTGACCCCAGAGATTTTGCAAAGTGCAAATTCTTCCCATGAAGTGTGGAGAAATCTTTCTTCTTTCCCCAccttttcatttacattttgcaaaactacagttcagcTAATGATTCATCCTGCCCTGGGAAGGCAAATGGGGGAAATAATTCATCCCTAAAAATGGGGCGGTTTTATCTTCTCACCGTCGGGTCTCTCTCCGGCTGAATTGGGGATCCCTTCCCGCCTGGCAAGAACGGGGCTCCTGGCAAGGTGAGCAGCAGCACCCCTAACATCTCCCCCAAATCAGGGGCCTCCAGTAACCCCCGAGGAACCTGCAAGAGGGAGAGCCAAAAGGACACAGACATCAGAtccttggataggagactggCAACAAATATCATCATGGCAGTGAAAGGGAAGTCCACATCAGTGTAacaggaggtcagtctgggaaggcctgccagaagagatccgtcttgatagcatttttaaaagcatcaagagtgttaatatgacagatctccatCGAGGCTGTTCTGTAATTTAGGAGTTTAAGCAATTCATAGCTGCAAATGACAACTGCATTCCTCACCGTCCAGCTGGGCCAAGGTGCCCCTGGGTAGCCTAAGACCCTCTCCACCTGTTGGGCCACAGCCTGGGCAGTTAAGTTTGCCCCATCTTTAAGGAGGTAGCAGGTGAGAATGACGCTGCCGCTTGGCACCCTGCGAGAGATGTTGCAGGTCTCACTCTCATCCCAGACCATCAAGACCCTggaaggagaggttcagatgaATTTCAACTTTCAGACTTGTTATAATTAAAGACAATgagtggaaaagaggaagactgcattgcggatggattgattcaatcaaggaagctacagttGTCCTGcgtttgcaagaccagagcagcAAATGACCAGGGTTTGTGGAGATCTCACAGGAACAACACAATTGCAAATCTTGCCTGCTGTGATACCATTATTGGGGCAACCAAGAGATGCCAAACGCACCCCACTAGCCTTTGAATCCTTATAGGCTTCTTCATTAGGAAAAGATGGTAAAATAGCATATGGAGGgaaagaaatgaaggcacacgGTCCTGGCATCTGTGTCCCGGATGTTACAAGAAGGGTTGCTATTAGGTCACAGCCTACTTGACCGCACAGCGCTTCAGTGCCCTGGATTTGCTTGCGTTGTTCAATACTGCCGCCAGGAGGGGTGAAGCCCTACTTCTCAAATGGAACTTGGAGAAAACATAAACGAGGAGGAATCTGGGAAACAATATTCCCAAAGCTTCCCTCTCTTCACCCGAGGAGTGTAGCAAGGATCAAGGAGATTTTGGTCCTCTGCCAATGAAATTTTTCTTTAGTCTCCAAAGACTTGCAGAGAGCCACAGGTAGGACTCacctatttgctgtgtttgcattccctgagTCTCTTCGCCTGTCCCTTTTGGGATGCCTAAAgtgcatttctaaatgctcaactgcagTGCTAGAAGTCTGGGGCACTGAAAGGCAATTTCCTATGGAGTCCTtgccctcattttgtcctccTGTGGCCAGTGgcatacctagtatatttgacacctggtGAGGATCATTTTTGAAATCTCCTCCTCTTAAACCGCTGCTGGCCAGGCAGGAGAAGGAAGTGACTCTCTTTACCACCCAAAAGAGCCACCAAACCTGGAAGACAACCCCTTTCTACCAGTAGCCACTGGTGCAAGTGGGCTGATGCTGTCACCATGCCACCTTTCCAGGTCTGGCAAAGCACTGGCTGGGCAGGAAGGGAGGAGACTTGCTTTCCCACCAAGCCAGAAAAGCCACCAAACCCAGAAGACAGGCCCTTCCCACCAGTGTACCGGATGACAGCTctttctgaggtgtcacccagtgtggcctgCACTCCCCACACTCCCCAAGTGATGCCCCTGCCTATAGCCATGCGCTTACTTTGCAAGGTTACCCTCCACTTACCTCTCCTCTCCCCGAGACGGAGCTGCCACAACCTCACTGTCCAACTCACTCCAGACATCCAGAACCTGCAAATCAGAGTCCGGATGCAATAAGATGAggctcacacattctgggttaaTTAATCTGGCgtaagattccacctcaacattaggaagatatTCCTGATAGCAAGAGCTttttggcagtggaatatgctcccttggAGTATGGCGGAGTGCCATCTCCTTACCATCTCCATGTGCCAGAGAGGCTCCTTCTTCACCATGAATCCATGCACACCTTGGGTGTCCCAGAACTGCATTGCTCTCTGCAAAAAAGGAGAGACATTTGGGGCAAGAGGGACATCATCTCCTGGTTTCACAGTCTACCCAGTATTACGGTATGACATTTTGGACCTTCAGTGACTCCGATTCTGTCCAAGAACCTAAGAATCAGTGAGATATCATCAAGTAATGTAATATATTCCAAGTGGTGCCCCTTTTTGTCATTGTGACATTGGGATCCTCTTTATGACCATTTTAGGCAGATGCTTGCTGTCCCTTTTGGGTTTGCTCCCAGATAGCCTGATGCCATTGGCACTGCAAGTTGtgggaattagaactgggcagcTCTGTAATGATAACAATACTAACAATACCTTGAGGAGTTGCTTTGTTTGGTTGCCCTCAGCAGCTTCTTCCATCCCTTCCTCACCGACGGGGAGTTCAAGGAGTATTTGGATCTCTGGGTGATAAGAATTGGGGATTTGgatgaaagaaaggcaggaggGCATGATGTGAGCTTGGCATATActcgacactcaaaccactacaccatgctgtctgcAATATAGCGACCTTATCctaggatttttcttggcaagacatgtCCAGTGGAGGTTTGCTCTTGACTTTCCCTAAGTCGGAAAGAGTggggcttgcccaaagtcacccagtgggtttcaagggctgagcaaggatttgaactctgatctcctgaCACCCAACCATCAAAGCACTTCTCCAATTGATATCTCCAAATTGATGACTTTCTCCAAGGGTCAATTTCTTCTGATGAGATttatccttgccttcctttgggtCTAGACCTGTGagaccccagtgggtttccaaagctgAACATCCATTTGAACTTGTCTCCTGTAGTGCTAGTCCAACACAACCCACTAACACCATGATGTCCCTTGTGTGCACTGCTCCATGGAGTCACTGTGGAAAGATACACATCCCTTACCTCTCTTGTGTGCATCGTTCACAAGAGCCTGCAAGTGACCCAGAGAGCCGTGGGCAGGCAGGATATGGCTCAGGTTGTGGCCTTCAAGGATGGAGCCCAAGACAAGAGCCTGGATGGAGCGCTCTAAGAGATGGTCAAGCTGATGCCTCACACCTGGGAAAGAATAGGGAAAGGactcctgtagcacctttgagagaaagacgttggtagcatgaactttcacagacttaaggggacatctgcactgcagaaataatgtagttcaaCACCACTAACTgcgatggctccatcctacacaatccgtTCTCACAATGGGAAGCAAATGGCTAAAAATTGCTCCTGCTGACATTTAGGGTTGGAGGGATGAAGAAAGACATCCCTCCCTCTCCTTACCTCCAAGGTCTCCATGGCCATCCCCATTGGAGTCTGGGAAGGAGGCAGCCGGCAAGTGGTAGAAGGAGGCCTTTTGCCACCAGGCGAGAGGTGGCCTTGGCCGTGGCATGGTCAGCAGAAGCAGGACAGCCATGATGAGCAGGCAGGCAAAGAGCACCCCCAGGAGGCCAAACGTGGCTCTGCGAAGGCACACCCAGCGGGCAGCGCCAGCCTGCTGTACCACTTCATCCTGGCTCAGGTAGGTGGCAATGGGTGCCGCTTGGCCCAGCAATGGGAGATGCTCCCCAGACATCTGGGAGAGGATGACCGTGTCTTTGACTTTGCCCATCCCTCGGTCCGTGGGCGCCAAGCTGCAGTGGGGAATGGAGACAGCAAAGGGAGAACTAGAGTGGGCACATTTGGGGCACAGAACCCACAGGGAAGTGGGGAAAACACAAGTCTAAGAATTTCTAGggcctccagcacaactctatggtcaacgtccaccAGAAGGAGAGCATAGAATCGCACTGGAGGGCCTACACATGCCTaggaaagtgttttctctaggaatctctaggtcctccagcatggctctatggtcaacatccaccagagaGTTGTGCCTACACATGCGTAAAGAAGTGTTTCccctaggaatctgtaggtcctccagcatggagACCAACTTCCAGCAGGGCCATGCCGTCTTCATCCCAAACTGAAATCCTCCCAGGGAGATTTTCAAACAATATAGGGTTGCTTTAGAGTCACCCAAAGctggacatgaaggcacacaacaacttcacatgagaatcatagaatcacagagttggaagagagcccaagggcctCTGTATGGACAGCGCGAGAGATTTCAGTCTCTCTCCGCAATGTAGGGTCGCTTTATTGGTTCCCTTATtgggaaacaacatgaaggcacacaataacaacaacaacagcagcttaATATTTTAATCTCTATTTAATCTATATACAGATTCCAAATGAAGTTTTGGGAACTGTTGCAGTgtcttttctgttcttctttcctttatacATATAGACAGATTTGGAAATGCAACTTTGGCAGTTGACAAAGagtcctttcccttcttctcttgtTCCATAGACAGCTTTGAAATGCAATGAGTGGGCAAAGGGTCTTCTAAAGGGGGAGAGGGGGCCTTGGGGCACCTGCAGAGCATCTTTCCCCATCTTCTTTTATATAGATATACATAAACATAGTGAGAgagtcttcccttcttcttttcctatatAGAGGTTTGAATTGCAATGTGGGCTGAGAGTCTTATACAGAGCAAGGGGGGCTTGGGGCATGTGCAGAGGGCCTTTTCTCTGCTACTTTTATAGATAAAGATGCTTCCCTTCTTCTTGTTTTAGGCAGAGGTTTGGAGTGTCCTGTTTCATAGAGTCTTATAGAGATTGAGGGGCCCTGGGGGCATGTGCAGAGggtcttttctcttcttcttttatagatagatagagattcttcccttcttcttgtcTTATGTAGAGGTTTGGAATGCAGTGCTCCATAGAGTGCTGTAGAGAGAGTGAGAGGCCCTCGGGGCATGTGCAGAGggccttttcccttcttcttcttcttatatctAGAGGGAGATTCTTCTTCTCTTATGTAGAGGTTTGGAGTGCAGTGCTCCAGAGAGTCCTGTAGAGAGAGGGCGAGGGTTCCTCGGGGCGCGTGCAGAGGgccttttgccttcttcttttgTAGATATCCTAGAGAGAGATTCTTCCCCTGAGTGTCCCACTGAAGGCGAGGGTTCCCGGGGCATGTGCAGAGGGCCTCggggcccttctcctcctcctccgccttcttCAGGGGGCCCTGGCGGGGCCGGTCTTCGGGGGAGGCAGGGTCCTGGCCAGGGCCTGGATGGGGGCGAGGAGCTCCTGTGCCGAGGGGCTCTCTCCCTTCTCTTGCCGGAGGAGCAGGCGGAGGAGCTCGGCGTAGCCCGCCTGGCGCTGGAGCTGCAGCTGCCGGTCGAAGCGGCGCTGGGCTTCGAGGGCCGGCCGGAGGCTCTCCCGGTAGAAGCGGTGCCCGCGGGCGGCCGCCTCCACGAACTGCCGCGTCTGGAGCAGGGCCCTCTGCCGCTGGGCCTCGGCCGAGAGGCGCGGGCCCAGCTCCCACAGCGCCCCCCGCGGACAGGAGGACCTCTCGCCCGAAGAGGAGCGGCGCAGCGGAGGAAGCAGCGGCTGCGGAGGCGGCGGAGGGCGCCGCGAGGGAGGCGGAGGCAGCGCCGGCGGAGAGGGCGGGGGGCGGAGCAACGGGGGAAGGGGCGGgacccgaggaggaggagggggcggggccggGGCCTGCTGCAGCGGGGCCAACGACAAAGGGATCCTGCGAGCCTCCCCGCCCCTCGCCAGCATGGCCACGCCTCCTCCCGGCGGACTCCGCCCACTCCGCAGGAGCTCCCGGCGCCAGGCGGCCTCCCTGGGGAACCCCTTGTGACGCCgacaaaggggggagggagggaggggccgcCGCTCCGCCCACAGGGgacccccccccggcccccccccccagggccaGTCTGCCAGGCAGGAAGGCCTAGAGACCcccagaagggccctgatccagtccacgcccctccttcttctgccatgcaggaactctcagtcaaagcatccccattggcagatggccatccagcctctgcttaaaggcagcctccaaagaaggagaccccactccatgtcttccactatcaaacagccactatctcgggaagttcctcctcatgttgagctggaatctcttttcctggagcttgcattaaTTGCTCCattaggtcctattctctggagcatcaggaaacaagcttgttccctcctcaatagggCATCCCTCCAAgaatttaagcagggctatcatatcccctcttaacctccTGTTCCaatccaagccccttctgccatccAGGAAGACACTGTCTAgagtcatagagatggaagaagggccatccccaagggccacccagctccattctgccaggcaggaatacatagaccctagaattgggagagaccccaaagcCATTCTGCCATCCAGGAATCCATGGACTCATGGAgcaggaagggaccccaagggccatccagtctagcccccttctgccatccaggactccataggatcccaagggctatccctctccattctgccctgcaggattgcacagagctggaagagagcccTTCAAAGGGAAGGCGGCTGGGAGAGTGGGCAGAAAGGGGGGCTGGGAAAGGCTGCCTATAAAGGAATTTGAATGGACATCCTCACATGCAATCCACcgtcatggagttggaagggaccccccaaGGATCACCcgactccattctgccatgcaggaatgcatagactcatagagttgaaaggggccCCTCAAGGGCGACCCAGCCCTCTTCTGCCCTGCAAGGAGACGCCACGCAGAACCATCACACTAGAAGAGACCCTCAAGGGCCACCTGGTCCAACCCCAACTGGGGTCTTCTGGGTGAGAAGGGGGCCCTGGTAATTCCTCAGCCTGgtgctggatggccgtctgttgggtttccaagctctgtgtaaGGAGCAAGTGTGTATTCCTTGCACAAGGATGAGAGGCActgctgcagccacaaggttgtgaattcgatcccaggctgggctccaaggttgactcagccttccatcatttttAGAGGTAGCTAAAATGGCCTACCTTACAGGAGGGATGTGAGGTCTGCAAAAAATCTCAAGTCTTGTGTTGCAAAGCGCCCAATTCATGTTGCAACCCTATTCTTCTCCCCTTAGGTTCTTACCTTGCCTTCTGATCGGTCTGCTACCTGCCAAAGGTCcaaggagaagagaaagcaaTGGCTTGGGTTGATGAGAGAGACAAGGAGGTGTCCAGTGAGTTGGTAGGAAGGATGCTGGATGGACTCTCCCCATCCCCAACCTTTTGCACCGAGACGTaagtggggggggaggggcatTCCCAGGTCTTTGTGAACCATTAGCAGACTTGTGACAATATTGAGTCAGCAAAGCAAGCAGAAAGCATTCGCAGATCTACTTCCCACCCCCATCATCCCACTTAACTCCTCCCAGCTCTCAGCAGCGTCCACATATTTGAGGAAGGCTGAAGGGGGCTGGAAAAAAGTAGCCGGCCCATTGCTCTGGACCTTGTGAGGGTGATCTCTGCCCTTATGTGCCTTTGAGTCGATTCCAACTTCTGGCAAGACTCTCGTGAGGTCTTCTGGGCAAGATTTactcaggggaggtttgccattgtcttcctctaagtctgagagaTGGCAACTTGAGCAAGGGCCCCCCGTGCAGTTCCATGGATaagatggggatttgaacccttgtctcccagagtcttaatccagcactcaaaccactacaccactctgccTCCCTTAGGACTATCTTAGCAAGAGTTCATgaaatcatagacttggaagctATCCCAGAAGTCCTCAGGTGGAACCATCAGCTCAATGcagtgattttggacttcacttcccaggagcctcagccatcttggccaatggtctgggattctgggagttgaatctcaatgatctgggattctgggagctgacaccTGGAAAACCAGAGTCTGGGGACCACTGAGCCAGAACCTCCCCATCCAGGAGTTGTCCAGCCTCATTTGgaagacctccagagaaagagaccccagcCCCTTTCTAGCCAATTGGTTCCATTTTCCTGGACCTCTGCCTCtcttttctctgttctttctcCCTTTTAGAAGACCCCTTAGAGCATGAAACTGGCCTCTTGACTTTTTCAAAGGCTCACTCCTTTAGTCGCGTATGTCTACATGAGTGGCTGCTTGAGCAAAATAGTCCAatagtaggcttgccatatccctcctgccagcgggacattcccggtttttcaccactagggggcgtccctgcacggtttcctccttgactcagctttttcccggtttgaggaggttgctgcca
It encodes the following:
- the LOC121915193 gene encoding uncharacterized protein LOC121915193 isoform X1 yields the protein MGKVKDTVILSQMSGEHLPLLGQAAPIATYLSQDEVVQQAGAARWVCLRRATFGLLGVLFACLLIMAVLLLLTMPRPRPPLAWWQKASFYHLPAASFPDSNGDGHGDLGGVRHQLDHLLERSIQALVLGSILEGHNLSHILPAHGSLGHLQALVNDAHKRESNAVLGHPRCAWIHGEEGASLAHGDGKEMALRHTPREHIPLPKSSCYQEYLPNVEVESYARLINPECVSLILLHPDSDLQVLDVWSELDSEVVAAPSRGEERVLMVWDESETCNISRRVPSGSVILTCYLLKDGANLTAQAVAQQVERVLGYPGAPWPSWTVPRGLLEAPDLGEMLGVLLLTLPGAPFLPGGKGSPIQPERDPTKGSTNGHPLAGLYHSLLALHANTYPLRGIDFVLLPLVDPSKDVFAFLRLGSCASILVVLNLGSQPFQLSLKQLGIPGPAKVLFSTRPVPQREVDAEGVQFTPHQAILLKVPRGHGP
- the LOC121915193 gene encoding uncharacterized protein LOC121915193 isoform X2, whose translation is MGKVKDTVILSQMSGEHLPLLGQAAPIATYLSQDEVVQQAGAARWVCLRRATFGLLGVLFACLLIMAVLLLLTMPRPRPPLAWWQKASFYHLPAASFPDSNGDGHGDLGGVRHQLDHLLERSIQALVLGSILEGHNLSHILPAHGSLGHLQALVNDAHKREIQILLELPVGEEGMEEAAEGNQTKQLLKRAMQFWDTQGVHGFMVKKEPLWHMEMVLDVWSELDSEVVAAPSRGEERVLMVWDESETCNISRRVPSGSVILTCYLLKDGANLTAQAVAQQVERVLGYPGAPWPSWTVPRGLLEAPDLGEMLGVLLLTLPGAPFLPGGKGSPIQPERDPTKGSTNGHPLAGLYHSLLALHANTYPLRGIDFVLLPLVDPSKDVFAFLRLGSCASILVVLNLGSQPFQLSLKQLGIPGPAKVLFSTRPVPQREVDAEGVQFTPHQAILLKVPRGHGP